Proteins from a single region of Ziziphus jujuba cultivar Dongzao chromosome 1, ASM3175591v1:
- the LOC107411692 gene encoding probable xyloglucan endotransglucosylase/hydrolase protein 23 encodes MATPYLFSHSLPFILLLPLLCSFMVTVFAANFYQDFDITWGDGRGKILNNGQLLTLTLDKASGSGFQSQNHYLFGKIDMQIKLVPGNSAGTVTAYYLRSEGSSWDELDFEFLGNLSGDPYIVHTNVYTQGKGDREQQFYLWFDPTADFHTYSVLWNPQHTVFYVDGTPLREFKNLESIGVKYPKNQPMKISSSLWNADDWATRGGLIKTDWSKAPFTASYRNFNDDQACIWSSGSSSCNSKSKSNGTSFLLSQELDSSSQQRLQWVQKNYMIYNYCTDTKRFPQGLPPECTVVKKS; translated from the exons ATGGCTACTCCATATCTTTTTTCACACTCTCTAccatttattcttcttcttcctctgcttTGCTCTTTCATGGTTACGGTCTTTGCCGCTAACTTCTACCAAGACTTTGATATAACTTGGGGTGATGGTCGTGGTAAGATTCTAAATAATGGCCAGCTTCTTACTCTTACCCTCGACAAAGCCTCTGGCTCTGGTTTCCAATCCCAGAATCACTACCTCTTTGGAAAGATTGATATGCAAATCAAACTTGTTCCCGGTAACTCAGCCGGCACAGTCACTGCCTATTAT ttACGCTCAGAAGGTTCATCTTGGGATGAATTAGACTTTGAATTCTTGGGAAACTTAAGTGGTGATCCATATATAGTTCATACCAACGTTTACACACAAGGGAAAGGAGACAGAGAGCAACAATTCTATCTCTGGTTCGACCCAACTGCTGATTTCCATACATACTCTGTTCTCTGGAATCCCCAACACACTGT TTTCTATGTTGATGGGACTCCACTTAGAGAGTTCAAGAACTTAGAATCAATTGGGGTGAAGTATCCCAAGAATCagccaatgaagatatcttctAGTCTCTGGAATGCTGATGACTGGGCTACAAGAGGTGGTCTTATCAAGACTGATTGGAGCAAAGCTCCTTTTACTGCTTCGTACAGGAACTTCAATGATGATCAAGCTTGTATTTGGTCATCTGGGTCTTCTTCTTGCAACTCAAAATCAAAGTCCAATGGTACAAGTTTTTTGCTCTCTCAGGAATTGGATTCCAGTAGCCAACAGAGGCTTCAATGGGTGCAGAAAAACTACATGATTTACAATTATTGCACGGATACTAAACGATTCCCACAGGGTCTTCCTCCTGAATGCACTGTTGTGAAGAAATCCTAG